CCCGATACCCCGGGTGGTCCACGCTCAAGGAGGGTAGGTCGTCCTCGCGCAGGCGTACGACCAGGTAACCGGCGGCGAGAAGGTCATGGCTCTTACGCTCGTCGATCTCCACCTTATCGGTGTGCCAGTATGATCCGTCGTACTCGATCACCACCGGCTGACCGTCCACCTCGACGATGATGTCGGCTGTCCAGGAACGGGCCGGCGGTCCGTCGAGGCGCACGATCGCGCCGGAGCGTGCCTGCCCGAATGCGTCGACTGCGGCCTGGTAGTGGGACAGCTCGACGCGCGACTTTCCCGCCTCGCGGCATTCCGGGCAGCCTGCCCCCGTCGAGCGTGAAGCCAGCGACATCTGCCATGTGTGCGCCGGATTGCCTGCGCAGATCCACTCGGGGGTGAAGGAGAGTGCGGCGTGCGGGCGCACGTGCCAGGCGCTGACCGGGTTTGCCGGACTCCACGTGCCGGCGAGCTCGGGATTCTCCCACGCCAGCGAGCCGAGGATGGTGCGGCAGGAGGGGCAGCGGAGACGCTGGTATTTGTCGCGGTCGCGTACCGACTCCTGCCACTGATGTCCGCAGCACTCCGCGGTCCACCACACGGTCCGTTTCGAGTCCCAGACCACATTCTGGGGCGCGAGCTTGCCGTTCAATGTCGGGTGCCACTGGGCTGCGATCTCGGGAAGCGTGTCAGCCAGCCACTTCTTGTCGGAAGCTGTCTTCTTGCCGCGGCAGTGCGGGCAGCCCATGTCGAGCAAACGCGCGGGTGCGATCCGTGGGTGGTGTCCCATGTTGCAACGGAATCGACGTAGGGTCGAGTCGCCGACCATGACTGTGCTGGGAGATGCGTCATCGGCCCACATGTCCAGTAGTTGAGGGACTTCGGCGACCGGGGTGATCTTCCAGCGCGCGAGGGTTTCCTGCCATTCATCCTGGTCCCGCTTCGCGCATTGCGGGCACCACGGCGTCTTTGTCATCTCGCTGACCTTGGCGGTGAAGCGATGCGAACACCGTGGACAGACCCAGTGACAGTTCCGGGTCGCTCGCACGGTCACTGCCCGGAGGGTCGTCTCGTCGTTGCGTTCGTAGTCCCACCACCGGACGGCCGGTGAGCCGGACTCGTTCAGGAACGTTTTCGCAACGGCGGGTGCCGCAGGGTGCGAGGAACGGGTGTTGCGCGAGCAGGTGCACCCCCAACCGGTGTCCGAGATGCGCTCGACGCTGAGCCGCCCGCAAGCCCGGCACTTCGTGACCAGGACGGCGTCGAAAGTGGTGACTTGGTCGAGAAGCTTCACCAGATCCAGGTTGTTGGTATCGAGGCGGGCAGCCAGTCGTTCCTTGGACCACCACTCGGACGCCAGGAAGTCCCGGACTTCGTCGGTGGGTGCCGCTTCGAGAATCTGTTCCGGCGTGTATTTCTCCAGCAAGGTACACATCGCCCGTTCAACGCCCTCCCCGGGAGCGTCGAGCTGCCGGGCCCGCCAGTGAAACAGGAAGCATGCGCGGCAGGCCTTCTCGCCGGATCGGATCTTGTTGAGGACGTGCTCCAGCCGGTAATGCGCCTGTACGCCGCAGGTCGAACACGTTGTGAGCCACCAGGCCCGAAGCCCGGGGAACGGCTCGTCGGCTCGGAGTCCGGCTTGGTCGACGAGTTCGCCGATGCAGTCGAGACACCAGGCTGGCTTCGTGCGCGTCGAAAACGCGGCCGGGTTCGAACACGTACTGGTCGAGCACTCTTGTGCAGCGCGAACCACTGGTACCTCCTTTCGCCGTCGGTTCATCGCGTACAAGGTCGACTTCGTGACTGGCGTTAGTGGATCGTGACTTTTCCGTCACCCCGTGCTTGGTGCTTCAGGCGTAACGGATCAGCAGGTGGAGCCGACTGCAGAGGTGGGTCATTGGGCAACGCGAGGCTTGCGCCTGTGCTTGCACCTTGGTGGTCACCAGCGCCCAGATTGTCAGATGGCACTCTGGCGGGAGGCGGTGTGAGGTTCCCCCCGGATATCGCGAGGGGCGCTCTTGCCTGAAGGTCAAGTGATGGCGATTCACTACCACGTCCGCAAATAGGCAAACTTCGGCCATTGCCGAGCATTCCGGCAGCCGCGACCGCCGGCTGGTTCAGCACGTTGGCCGTGCGCGACGCGGATGTGCCGCCCCAGCAGGGTGGTAGGCGTCGGTGCACCGATAATTCGGCCGCACGATCCTCGACGCCGATCCCAACCCCGTCACCAGCGGCTCCCTGCAGCTGCTGCGAGAGAAGGTGACGGCCTGATGTCGGTCATCGTCGCGATTGCGCCGAGGCCGTTGTTCCGGTCCATGGTCAGGCGCGATTCCGGGAAGGCGCACCGTGTTGCGACCCCGCGGTCTCCGGCTTCGAGCGCCCGCGACACCGCGGCGACGTGTGCAGGCGAGAGGAGACCGGTAAACCTCGGCGGTCCGGGAGCAACCTGCCGCTGAGCACGTGCAGCGCGAGATCGAACCTCCCCACGTCGAGGCTTACTTCGTAAGCCGAATCGCCGCCCATCGTGGCAGTGTGCGTTAGTGACTCCGCGCAACTCGGGTGATCACGCAGTCTGTGCGTCCTGGGCCAGGCGAGCAGGGTGCGACGGGTGAGTAGGCGTGGCCGACAGTATCGAGTACGCCTCGTTTCGCCTTGTCTCGGACATCCCGGCTTCGCAGGTGCTGGACTCTGTCGCGCTGTTCGTAGCGTCGTCCAAACTGGAGAGTTCCTCACGACGCGCGCATCGTTGATGCGTTGATGTGCTCTGTAGACGGAGGAATCATGACGAAGCGATCAGGTGGGCGGGTGTTCAAGCGGTGTGGTTGTGTCAATCCGGACGATGGTCGCCGCTGGGGATTGCGTTGTCCGCGGCTGGGTGAGCGTGGTCACGGACGGTGGTATTTTGCGGTCGAGCTGGCTGCTGGCCGGGACGGTGGTCGTCGTCGGGTGCAGCGCGGCGGATTTGCGTCGCGAGCTGCGGCGGAACGTGCGCGCGGGTTCTGGCTGGGTGACGATGTCGATCCCGGGCGGGCCTTGGTGACTATAGGCCAGTGGCTGGATGTGTGGCTGGCGACGAGGAACACGCTTCGGCCGTCGACACGTCAGCTGTATGAGCAGCTGATCCGTGATTATCTGCAGCCGCGGTTGGGTGGGCTCGCCGTGTCGGAGCTGACGATCGGGAAGGTGCAGGCGGCGTTCACGGCGTTGCTGCGGGCGAACGCGGTACGGCCGCGGCCATTGTCCCCGACGACGTTGCAGCGGATTCGTGAGGTGCTGCGGGCCGCGCTCAACGGCGCGATCCGGCGTGGATTGATCACGCATAACCCGGCGCGGTGGGTAGAGCTGCCCTCGGCACGTCGCCCGCGGGCGGTGGTGTGGACCGAGGGCCGGGTCGAGCTGTGGCGCCGGACCGGGGAACGTCCTGCGGTTGCGGTCTGGACAGCCGAGCAGACCGCAAGGTTCCTCGAGCAGGTCCGCGATCACCAGCTGTACCCGCTGTATCACGTGGCGGCCCTGCTGGGGTTGCGCCGCGGGGAGGCGGTCGGTCTGCGGTGGTGCGATGTCGATCTGGCGAACCGGACGCTGTCGGTGGTGCGGCAGCTGGTCGAACGTGATGGCCGCGGTGTGTGCCTGCCGAAGACGGACGCCAGCTGCCGGACCGTCGCGTTGGACCGGGGGACGACCGCCCTGCTGCGCCGG
This Amycolatopsis sulphurea DNA region includes the following protein-coding sequences:
- a CDS encoding tyrosine-type recombinase/integrase codes for the protein MTIGQWLDVWLATRNTLRPSTRQLYEQLIRDYLQPRLGGLAVSELTIGKVQAAFTALLRANAVRPRPLSPTTLQRIREVLRAALNGAIRRGLITHNPARWVELPSARRPRAVVWTEGRVELWRRTGERPAVAVWTAEQTARFLEQVRDHQLYPLYHVAALLGLRRGEAVGLRWCDVDLANRTLSVVRQLVERDGRGVCLPKTDASCRTVALDRGTTALLRRLAWQDLAGEWVFSHDGGRSWSPSYVSRTFRALVDEAGLPPIRFHDLRHGAATLSLAAGNELRVVQALLGHSSIVLTADTYTSVLPCLAQQAADATAALVRRAGYQRGAKIHKVMVPGQRSGSPQARLVTASH
- a CDS encoding zinc-ribbon domain-containing protein, which translates into the protein MVRAAQECSTSTCSNPAAFSTRTKPAWCLDCIGELVDQAGLRADEPFPGLRAWWLTTCSTCGVQAHYRLEHVLNKIRSGEKACRACFLFHWRARQLDAPGEGVERAMCTLLEKYTPEQILEAAPTDEVRDFLASEWWSKERLAARLDTNNLDLVKLLDQVTTFDAVLVTKCRACGRLSVERISDTGWGCTCSRNTRSSHPAAPAVAKTFLNESGSPAVRWWDYERNDETTLRAVTVRATRNCHWVCPRCSHRFTAKVSEMTKTPWCPQCAKRDQDEWQETLARWKITPVAEVPQLLDMWADDASPSTVMVGDSTLRRFRCNMGHHPRIAPARLLDMGCPHCRGKKTASDKKWLADTLPEIAAQWHPTLNGKLAPQNVVWDSKRTVWWTAECCGHQWQESVRDRDKYQRLRCPSCRTILGSLAWENPELAGTWSPANPVSAWHVRPHAALSFTPEWICAGNPAHTWQMSLASRSTGAGCPECREAGKSRVELSHYQAAVDAFGQARSGAIVRLDGPPARSWTADIIVEVDGQPVVIEYDGSYWHTDKVEIDERKSHDLLAAGYLVVRLREDDLPSLSVDHPGYRELRVLSSAPRPTQVIEEIRTWLAVPLPDGDAPGPDR